The Gammaproteobacteria bacterium genome includes a window with the following:
- a CDS encoding acyl-CoA dehydrogenase, whose translation MATSTELDAVLEVVRSFIDQEVIPVESKFLADGFAGVFLKLQALRHLVKEMGLWVPHLPEEMGGPGLSLVEFAQVSEQLGRTPLGHFVFNAQAPDVGNMELLLGHGSPAQKQKWLLPLIDGEIRSCFSMTEPGRAGSNPTWLATTATRDGDHYVVNGDKWFTSAAEGAAFTIVMAVTNPQASERHQRASMIIVPTDTPGFELVRNTSVMGEAGSGWASHAEVAFTDCRVPVENRIGAEGAGFVLAQERLGPGRIHHCMRWIGICERAIEIMCRHAVDRELAPGRPLASRQVVQHWIADSRAEVNASRLMVLDAAAKIEREGSRGARTEVSAIKFYVANTLGRVLDRALQTLGGMGMTDYTPIAFWFRHERAARIYDGADEVHRNVVARTELAKYGYQGR comes from the coding sequence ATGGCAACCTCAACCGAGCTTGATGCAGTACTCGAAGTCGTGCGCAGTTTCATCGATCAGGAGGTCATTCCGGTCGAATCCAAGTTTCTCGCAGACGGTTTTGCGGGGGTCTTTCTCAAGCTGCAGGCACTCCGCCACCTGGTCAAAGAGATGGGTCTGTGGGTTCCTCATCTGCCGGAGGAGATGGGCGGCCCAGGGCTTTCGCTCGTCGAATTCGCACAGGTAAGCGAGCAACTCGGCCGGACTCCGCTTGGACATTTCGTATTCAACGCCCAGGCTCCCGATGTCGGAAATATGGAGCTGCTGCTGGGTCACGGAAGCCCGGCACAGAAGCAGAAATGGCTGCTCCCGCTGATCGACGGCGAGATCCGGTCGTGCTTCTCGATGACAGAACCGGGCCGTGCAGGGTCGAATCCCACATGGCTGGCGACGACTGCGACGAGAGACGGGGATCACTACGTGGTCAACGGTGACAAGTGGTTCACGTCTGCCGCCGAAGGAGCCGCGTTCACCATCGTCATGGCCGTGACGAACCCACAAGCTTCGGAACGTCATCAGAGGGCGAGCATGATCATCGTTCCCACCGACACTCCTGGTTTCGAGCTGGTGCGAAACACGTCCGTGATGGGGGAGGCCGGTTCAGGATGGGCGAGCCATGCAGAGGTTGCGTTCACCGATTGCAGGGTGCCCGTGGAGAACCGGATCGGAGCCGAAGGTGCGGGGTTTGTCCTGGCACAGGAACGCCTGGGTCCAGGGCGCATCCACCATTGCATGCGCTGGATCGGCATCTGTGAGCGAGCCATCGAGATCATGTGCCGTCACGCGGTCGATCGGGAACTTGCTCCGGGGAGGCCACTCGCATCACGCCAGGTCGTCCAGCACTGGATCGCGGACAGCAGGGCAGAGGTGAACGCATCCCGACTGATGGTGCTCGACGCGGCGGCGAAGATCGAACGGGAGGGGAGCCGTGGGGCTCGCACCGAGGTTTCGGCAATCAAGTTCTACGTTGCCAACACGCTCGGCAGAGTTCTCGACAGGGCCCTGCAGACACTCGGTGGGATGGGAATGACCGACTACACGCCGATCGCCTTCTGGTTTCGACATGAGCGGGCCGCTCGCATCTACGACGGTGCCGACGAGGTGCACCGCAATGTCGTCGCCCGCACGGAACTGGCGAAGTACGGATATCAGGGTCGATGA
- a CDS encoding phosphotransferase codes for MKPEQASSVRVGEEFDVDALQRWLSSRFPELSGPIEVSQFPSGHSNLTYLLGIGDHQLVLRRPPFGARVKSGHDMSREYRILSHLRPVWPKVPEPIAFCEDPSILGAPFYLMERVDGIILRGGTPPPDAPTMRRICEAFVETLAQVHGIDVVGAGLEMLGRPGGYVERQVNGWSRRWNDAMIEPVASIDQTITWLAANRPSETGAVLIHNDFKLDNLVLDPDDPSRVRAVLDWEMATLGDPLMDLGSSLAYWAEPGDPPALRNIAGGPTTAPGSSTRVEIAERYAGIRGIDIEQLMFYYVFGLFKLAVIAQQIYYRYHHGFTHDERFAAFGAGVAMLGDVAQQAIVSGEISRS; via the coding sequence ATGAAACCGGAGCAGGCGAGTTCCGTCCGTGTCGGAGAAGAGTTCGACGTCGATGCCCTGCAGCGGTGGCTGTCTTCTCGTTTTCCCGAGTTGAGCGGACCGATCGAGGTCTCCCAGTTCCCATCGGGTCACTCGAACCTCACGTACCTGCTCGGCATCGGAGATCACCAACTGGTCCTGCGCCGCCCCCCGTTCGGAGCACGTGTCAAGTCCGGTCATGACATGAGCCGTGAGTACCGCATCCTCAGCCATCTGCGACCGGTCTGGCCCAAAGTGCCGGAGCCGATCGCCTTCTGTGAGGACCCTTCGATTCTCGGAGCGCCCTTCTACCTGATGGAGCGAGTGGACGGCATCATCCTTCGCGGTGGGACTCCACCGCCGGATGCTCCGACGATGCGTCGCATCTGTGAAGCTTTCGTGGAGACGTTGGCGCAGGTCCACGGCATCGATGTCGTCGGCGCCGGGCTCGAGATGCTCGGCCGTCCCGGCGGCTATGTCGAACGTCAGGTCAACGGCTGGTCTCGCCGTTGGAACGATGCAATGATCGAACCCGTGGCGTCGATCGACCAGACGATCACATGGCTCGCGGCGAACCGACCGTCCGAGACGGGTGCCGTACTCATTCACAATGATTTCAAACTCGACAACCTCGTTCTCGACCCCGACGATCCGAGTCGCGTGCGCGCAGTCCTCGATTGGGAGATGGCAACGCTTGGCGATCCACTCATGGATCTGGGATCCAGTCTCGCCTATTGGGCGGAGCCGGGCGATCCTCCTGCGTTGAGGAACATAGCGGGAGGACCGACAACGGCACCCGGGAGCAGCACCCGTGTCGAGATTGCAGAACGCTACGCAGGGATCAGGGGCATCGATATCGAGCAGCTGATGTTCTACTACGTGTTCGGGTTGTTCAAACTGGCCGTGATCGCTCAGCAGATCTACTACCGATACCACCACGGGTTCACGCACGACGAACGATTCGCCGCGTTCGGAGCGGGAGTGGCCATGCTTGGTGATGTTGCGCAGCAGGCCATTGTCAGCGGGGAGATCTCGCGGAGTTGA
- a CDS encoding NTP transferase domain-containing protein, protein MTAAILLAGGSGSRARIDVNKVYLPIRGRPMLAYSLDTMGNSEAVDMIVLVIRDVDREQAELLVQQNETGTPTRIVEGGRTRQASEYEGLKALTARIESGEIDCVVIHDGARPFMSTKLLELVIERARSDGGAIPGYVPEEPLYETKDGLIVSLAGEDLRKVQTPQGFHALPLLHAYRRAARAGFEGVDTAETVERFSDLPIRFVPGDPRNIKVTFVEDIFVAEDLAYDWRDGSWDADGV, encoded by the coding sequence ATGACTGCCGCCATTCTCCTCGCCGGAGGGTCCGGTTCCAGGGCAAGGATCGACGTCAACAAGGTGTACCTCCCCATCCGAGGACGTCCAATGTTGGCCTATTCGCTCGACACGATGGGCAACTCCGAAGCAGTGGACATGATTGTGCTCGTGATCCGCGACGTAGATCGTGAGCAGGCAGAGCTGCTCGTGCAACAGAACGAGACGGGAACGCCGACCAGGATTGTCGAAGGGGGTCGGACTCGCCAGGCGAGCGAATACGAGGGCCTGAAGGCTCTGACGGCTCGGATCGAATCCGGTGAGATCGATTGCGTCGTCATTCATGACGGGGCGAGGCCCTTCATGTCCACCAAGCTCCTCGAACTCGTCATCGAACGCGCACGTAGCGATGGAGGAGCGATTCCCGGCTACGTTCCCGAGGAGCCTCTCTACGAGACGAAGGATGGGCTCATCGTGTCCCTCGCCGGCGAAGATCTTCGGAAGGTACAAACGCCCCAGGGTTTCCACGCGTTGCCGCTCCTTCACGCTTATCGACGTGCAGCGAGAGCTGGATTCGAGGGTGTTGACACCGCTGAGACCGTCGAGCGTTTCAGCGATCTCCCCATTCGTTTCGTTCCGGGAGATCCCCGGAACATCAAGGTCACGTTCGTCGAGGACATCTTTGTCGCCGAGGATCTCGCGTACGACTGGCGTGACGGAAGCTGGGACGCCGACGGCGTGTGA
- a CDS encoding sugar-binding transcriptional regulator, giving the protein MIPESVNRRRRLAEAAERYYIDGWSQDRIAHHLGTSRSNVSRLLEAARREGVIRFVIDHPLRRHRSLEQELVQRFGIREAIVLVAGGDTLASVGRLAAEWLVDHVADGDRIAIGWGRSVEATVANVAVEQPRDVEVVQVGGDLTMAPASSGHELVRMLAEALGGRHRFLHAPALVEDETVADELLSDPRIRIELQLARSADIALVGIGIPGEGFAERAIADSYQGLMKPEAVVCARLIDQDGEELQGPLSRRVIALTLDQLQAIPCVVGVAAGVAKGQAIAASLAGGLLDVLVCDQPAAAAALHDDAARSHVRE; this is encoded by the coding sequence GTGATTCCCGAGTCGGTAAACCGCCGTCGTCGTCTCGCAGAGGCTGCAGAGCGCTACTACATCGATGGCTGGTCGCAGGATCGTATCGCCCACCACTTGGGTACCAGCCGATCCAACGTGTCTCGTCTGCTCGAAGCTGCACGTCGGGAGGGCGTGATCCGGTTTGTGATCGATCATCCGCTGCGGCGCCATCGATCACTGGAGCAGGAGCTCGTTCAGCGTTTCGGGATACGCGAGGCAATAGTGCTGGTTGCGGGCGGTGACACGCTTGCTTCGGTTGGGCGTCTTGCTGCCGAGTGGCTCGTGGATCATGTTGCCGATGGCGATCGCATCGCCATCGGGTGGGGGCGCAGCGTCGAGGCAACCGTCGCCAACGTTGCGGTCGAGCAGCCGCGCGACGTCGAGGTCGTGCAAGTCGGAGGCGATCTGACCATGGCGCCGGCTTCGTCGGGCCACGAACTCGTTCGGATGCTGGCCGAGGCGCTGGGCGGTCGCCACCGTTTCCTGCACGCGCCTGCCCTCGTCGAGGATGAGACGGTCGCCGACGAGCTCCTTTCCGACCCCAGGATACGAATAGAACTCCAGCTCGCTCGTTCGGCCGATATCGCGTTGGTCGGCATAGGCATACCTGGAGAGGGCTTCGCGGAACGAGCCATCGCCGACAGCTATCAGGGATTGATGAAACCGGAAGCGGTGGTCTGTGCTCGCCTCATCGACCAGGACGGGGAAGAACTCCAGGGGCCGCTCAGCCGTCGGGTGATCGCATTGACTCTCGACCAACTACAAGCGATTCCCTGTGTCGTCGGTGTCGCTGCCGGGGTGGCAAAGGGCCAAGCGATAGCAGCGTCCCTGGCCGGTGGACTTCTCGACGTCCTGGTATGTGATCAACCGGCAGCGGCGGCGGCACTCCACGACGACGCGGCCCGCAGTCATGTGAGGGAATGA
- a CDS encoding pyruvate dehydrogenase (acetyl-transferring) E1 component subunit alpha, translating to MSMARKDPTDSAQAADVLKGMWSIRVFEEAVEELFSRGLLHGTMHLTIGQEAVAEGVCDALDEGDFITSTHRGHGHALAHGADPERMLAELLMKDTGYCRGRGGSMHIADVDSGNLGANGIVAGSMTIATGAALSQRLQETGKVVVCFFGDGAANEGAFHEALNLASIWSLPLVFACENNQYGMSMAQEKSTAGGSVANRASAYGMPGVQVNGNDVVEVFENAREAVEHARSGEGPSLLEFVTYRYRGHSKSDRNLYRTQQEIDQWRSTKDPLMLYEQRLRSLGWLDDEEIAAAQLAARERIREAVVAAYKAPPALVDDLEGAAYA from the coding sequence ATGAGTATGGCAAGAAAGGATCCAACCGATTCTGCGCAGGCGGCCGATGTTCTCAAGGGCATGTGGTCGATACGAGTCTTTGAAGAAGCCGTCGAAGAGCTGTTCTCGAGAGGGCTCCTGCACGGCACGATGCATCTCACGATCGGCCAAGAGGCCGTGGCGGAAGGGGTCTGTGACGCTCTCGACGAGGGAGACTTCATCACTTCGACACACCGAGGCCACGGCCACGCCCTCGCCCACGGAGCGGACCCCGAGCGAATGCTGGCCGAACTCCTGATGAAGGATACGGGATACTGTCGAGGCCGAGGCGGCTCGATGCACATCGCGGATGTAGACAGCGGGAACCTCGGCGCCAACGGAATTGTCGCCGGATCGATGACCATTGCCACCGGTGCGGCTCTCTCGCAGCGATTACAGGAGACCGGCAAGGTTGTCGTCTGTTTTTTCGGTGACGGTGCTGCAAACGAAGGTGCGTTCCACGAGGCGCTCAATCTCGCCTCGATCTGGTCCCTTCCACTCGTTTTCGCCTGCGAGAACAACCAGTACGGAATGTCCATGGCCCAGGAGAAGTCAACGGCCGGAGGGTCGGTGGCGAATCGAGCGTCTGCATACGGCATGCCTGGTGTCCAGGTGAATGGCAACGACGTGGTCGAGGTGTTCGAGAATGCAAGAGAAGCGGTGGAACACGCCCGTTCGGGCGAGGGCCCGAGCCTGCTGGAATTCGTCACCTACCGGTACAGGGGCCATTCGAAGTCGGATCGTAACCTCTACAGAACACAGCAGGAAATCGACCAATGGCGCAGTACGAAAGATCCGCTCATGCTCTACGAGCAGCGTCTGCGCTCACTTGGTTGGCTTGATGACGAGGAAATCGCAGCTGCGCAGCTGGCGGCTCGTGAGCGAATACGAGAGGCGGTAGTGGCTGCATACAAAGCACCTCCTGCGCTCGTAGACGACTTGGAGGGAGCCGCGTATGCCTGA
- a CDS encoding alpha-ketoacid dehydrogenase subunit beta, protein MPETSSYARAVGAALRLLLTEDPRVFLAGEDIGVYGGAFGITDGLVQEFGEDRVRDTPISEEAIIGLAVGAAITGLRPVVEIQFFDFIVNAMDPLVNQAAKLHFMYGGHVDVPMVVRTAGGGGTGAAAQHSQSLEAWFAHVPGLKVVLPATPQDAYDLLLASVLDPNPVVFVEHKLLYKTEGPFESRAHIAETPARIGEAKVIRPGTDLTIAAYSIMTVKALEAAERLADAGIDAEVVDLRTVRPLDIKTVRGSVKKTGRLLVSHEAPTAVGVGAEVVAGVVESDALDYLLAPVRRVCGKDNPMPYAKELERATIPQVDDIEKAAKELMNA, encoded by the coding sequence ATGCCTGAGACGAGCTCATACGCGAGAGCTGTCGGAGCCGCACTCCGATTGCTGCTGACCGAGGACCCCCGTGTGTTCCTCGCCGGGGAAGACATCGGCGTGTACGGCGGGGCCTTTGGCATCACCGACGGACTTGTCCAGGAGTTTGGAGAGGACAGAGTCCGGGATACGCCGATATCTGAGGAGGCCATCATCGGGCTCGCGGTGGGCGCCGCCATTACGGGACTGAGACCGGTCGTGGAGATTCAGTTCTTCGATTTCATCGTGAACGCGATGGACCCCCTTGTGAATCAGGCGGCGAAGCTCCACTTCATGTATGGGGGACATGTCGACGTCCCGATGGTCGTGCGAACAGCCGGAGGTGGGGGTACCGGGGCCGCGGCTCAACACAGCCAAAGCCTCGAGGCTTGGTTTGCGCATGTCCCGGGACTGAAGGTCGTGCTGCCCGCCACTCCTCAAGACGCGTATGACCTGCTGTTGGCGTCGGTGTTGGATCCCAATCCGGTGGTGTTCGTCGAACACAAGCTGCTGTACAAGACCGAAGGTCCTTTCGAGTCGAGAGCCCACATTGCCGAGACGCCCGCGCGAATCGGTGAAGCCAAGGTCATCCGTCCCGGCACCGATCTGACGATCGCCGCATACTCGATCATGACGGTCAAGGCGTTGGAGGCAGCGGAGAGACTTGCCGACGCCGGCATCGACGCGGAAGTCGTCGACCTGCGAACGGTGCGGCCACTCGACATCAAAACCGTCCGTGGGTCGGTGAAGAAGACGGGGAGACTCCTCGTCAGTCACGAGGCGCCGACCGCCGTGGGTGTCGGCGCAGAAGTCGTTGCAGGGGTGGTCGAATCCGACGCGCTCGACTACCTCCTTGCTCCGGTACGGCGTGTGTGTGGGAAAGACAACCCGATGCCGTATGCCAAGGAACTGGAACGAGCGACGATTCCTCAGGTCGATGACATCGAGAAGGCGGCCAAGGAGCTGATGAACGCATGA
- the ptsP gene encoding phosphoenolpyruvate--protein phosphotransferase has protein sequence MNRIMHGIPAAGGIAIGPAFVYRPETPEIPKGPVDDIPGEQERLLAAIAAVDRRLSELVAIAADHAGDAAAEIFEVHRMFLADPALSAKAADLIAAEATTAEAAVVAVTSALADEFASIGDDYFAERAIDVRDIGQQLVRELMGLGSEGLSEITVPSVVIADDLTPSDTMSLPEGMALAFCTKEGSATSHAAILARSMGIPAIVGITNLDVATGTTVAVDGDAGLLYIDPDTEQLAALREQYERQARLLTVAAARASEPAVTVDGHRQEVVANIGSVADAERADRSGAEGVGLLRTEFLFIDRGTLPTEDEQYEAYRSILELFGDRPVVVRTLDVGGDKQVPGINLENELNPFLGKRGIRLTLAERDLFQKQLRALLRAGVHGNLKIMFPMVATLAEVEAARAAVGAAAAALDSRGIERAASFEIGIMIEVPSAALIAGALASRLDFFSIGTNDLTQYTLAVDRTNAAVATIADPLHPAVLRLIQMVIEAAHAHGKWVGLCGEMAGDPVAVPILLGLGLDEWSMNPPSISVVKDRIRSWSTDAARTVADRCLQASSTAEVRDILMRAVPS, from the coding sequence ATGAACCGCATCATGCACGGCATCCCGGCGGCCGGCGGTATCGCCATCGGACCAGCGTTCGTCTATCGACCCGAGACGCCCGAGATTCCCAAGGGTCCCGTCGATGACATCCCTGGAGAGCAGGAGCGCCTGCTGGCCGCAATCGCAGCCGTCGATCGTCGCCTCAGTGAGCTCGTTGCGATCGCCGCCGACCACGCCGGAGATGCTGCCGCCGAGATATTCGAGGTGCATCGAATGTTCTTGGCCGACCCGGCACTCTCCGCGAAAGCCGCCGACCTGATCGCCGCCGAGGCGACCACGGCCGAGGCTGCCGTGGTCGCGGTCACGTCCGCACTTGCTGATGAATTCGCATCCATCGGAGACGACTACTTCGCCGAGCGAGCAATCGACGTGCGAGACATCGGACAACAACTCGTGCGCGAACTGATGGGACTGGGTTCCGAAGGATTGTCGGAAATCACCGTGCCGTCGGTCGTCATCGCCGACGATCTGACACCGTCGGATACGATGTCACTTCCTGAGGGAATGGCGTTGGCTTTCTGCACCAAAGAAGGCAGCGCCACCTCCCATGCGGCGATCCTGGCTCGGTCGATGGGAATCCCGGCGATCGTCGGAATCACGAACCTCGACGTTGCCACCGGGACAACAGTCGCGGTGGATGGTGATGCCGGTCTTCTCTACATCGACCCCGACACAGAACAGCTCGCCGCTCTGCGTGAGCAGTATGAACGACAGGCCCGACTCCTCACGGTTGCTGCCGCACGCGCCTCAGAGCCGGCGGTCACCGTGGACGGACATCGCCAGGAAGTGGTGGCGAACATCGGCAGCGTCGCAGATGCCGAGCGCGCCGATCGGTCGGGAGCCGAGGGTGTGGGATTGCTTCGGACCGAGTTCCTGTTCATCGATCGGGGAACTCTCCCCACGGAAGATGAGCAGTACGAGGCCTATCGGTCGATTCTTGAACTGTTCGGCGACCGCCCGGTGGTAGTGAGAACTCTCGACGTGGGCGGCGACAAGCAGGTGCCCGGCATCAATCTCGAGAACGAGCTGAACCCGTTTCTCGGCAAGCGGGGAATCCGCCTGACCTTGGCGGAACGCGATCTCTTCCAGAAGCAACTCCGAGCCCTGCTGCGTGCCGGGGTCCATGGCAATCTGAAGATCATGTTCCCGATGGTGGCCACCTTGGCCGAAGTCGAGGCCGCACGAGCGGCAGTCGGCGCAGCAGCGGCCGCGCTCGACAGCCGCGGCATAGAACGGGCTGCTTCCTTCGAAATCGGGATCATGATCGAAGTGCCCTCGGCGGCACTGATCGCTGGTGCACTTGCCTCCCGGCTCGATTTCTTCTCGATCGGCACCAATGATCTCACGCAATACACGTTGGCGGTCGATCGAACCAATGCAGCGGTCGCGACAATCGCCGACCCCCTCCATCCAGCAGTTCTGCGCCTGATCCAGATGGTCATCGAAGCTGCCCACGCGCACGGGAAATGGGTTGGACTGTGTGGAGAAATGGCCGGAGATCCCGTGGCGGTTCCCATACTGCTGGGGCTTGGCCTCGACGAATGGTCCATGAACCCACCGTCGATCAGTGTGGTGAAAGACCGTATCCGGTCATGGTCCACGGATGCCGCCAGGACAGTTGCCGACCGCTGCCTGCAGGCGTCCTCGACCGCTGAAGTGAGAGACATCCTGATGAGAGCCGTTCCATCCTGA
- a CDS encoding HPr family phosphocarrier protein, giving the protein MVETTVVVRHEVGLHARPAAIFVKAAQGFDSSITLTNLTRGSDPVDAKSIISVFRIAVAKNHEVRIQADGPDEEAAISTLKRLVESNFEE; this is encoded by the coding sequence ATGGTTGAGACCACAGTCGTCGTCAGGCATGAAGTTGGGCTACACGCGCGCCCGGCCGCGATATTCGTCAAGGCCGCCCAAGGGTTCGACAGCTCGATCACCCTCACCAATCTCACTCGTGGGAGTGATCCCGTTGATGCGAAGAGCATCATCTCCGTATTCAGGATCGCGGTAGCGAAGAACCATGAGGTTCGTATCCAAGCCGACGGCCCCGACGAGGAGGCAGCTATCTCAACGCTCAAGCGACTCGTCGAGAGTAACTTCGAAGAATGA
- a CDS encoding PTS sorbitol transporter subunit IIA, translating into MTTVKYETTVISVGEMAEAFAAEGILVFFGEEAPEELHEFAILIDHDKLHSPVEAGDILEIGTEPYPVLCVGDVANENLANLGHLIVKFNGCTEPELPGDVSVPEVPAPNVTPGTVVRILKGEH; encoded by the coding sequence ATGACCACCGTCAAGTATGAAACAACCGTGATCAGCGTAGGGGAAATGGCCGAGGCGTTCGCTGCAGAAGGCATCCTCGTGTTCTTCGGCGAAGAAGCCCCCGAGGAACTCCACGAGTTCGCCATTCTCATTGATCATGACAAATTGCATTCCCCAGTCGAGGCCGGCGACATCCTCGAGATAGGCACAGAACCGTACCCGGTGCTCTGTGTGGGAGACGTCGCAAACGAGAACCTGGCCAATCTCGGACACCTCATCGTAAAGTTCAACGGGTGCACCGAACCCGAACTTCCCGGAGACGTGAGCGTCCCCGAAGTTCCGGCACCGAACGTCACGCCTGGCACTGTCGTGCGGATTCTCAAAGGAGAGCATTGA
- a CDS encoding PTS sorbitol transporter subunit IIB: MQDFLTRLGKGTGLVVGALFQAGRDAVDIVLKTVIPFMAFIAFVIGIILATGVGDWLANGLKGLASNVIGLLILSVIIGFPLLSPLLGPGAVIAQIIGTLIGVEIGRGNISPAMALTALWAINPQVGCDFIPVGLALGEAEPETVEIGVPAVLFSRMITGPIAVVIGWAASIGMYA; encoded by the coding sequence ATGCAAGATTTCTTGACTCGACTCGGTAAGGGAACCGGCCTGGTGGTCGGAGCCCTGTTTCAGGCAGGCCGCGACGCTGTAGACATTGTGTTGAAGACCGTGATTCCGTTCATGGCATTCATCGCTTTTGTCATCGGCATCATCCTTGCAACAGGCGTCGGCGACTGGTTGGCCAACGGTCTGAAAGGCTTGGCCAGCAATGTCATTGGACTCCTCATCCTTTCGGTGATCATCGGGTTTCCGTTGCTCTCACCACTGTTGGGTCCCGGAGCAGTCATCGCGCAGATCATCGGTACACTTATCGGTGTTGAGATCGGCCGAGGGAATATCTCGCCGGCCATGGCATTGACGGCCTTGTGGGCCATCAACCCCCAGGTTGGGTGCGACTTCATTCCAGTAGGTCTCGCGCTTGGAGAAGCAGAACCAGAGACTGTAGAGATCGGGGTACCAGCAGTGCTGTTCTCCCGGATGATCACGGGTCCAATAGCCGTGGTGATCGGGTGGGCAGCCAGCATCGGTATGTACGCCTGA
- a CDS encoding PTS sorbitol transporter subunit IIC: MELLASWAEAFIGVFKQGADVFSGLLVGIVPLLIVLLTGVNALIALIGPERVNKFGEWAAREGIIYYPIRYVVWPVLSVFFLTNPMAYTNGQFLPEKYKPAFYDAAVSYVHPPLGIFPHINPGELFVWLGIATGIEALGLSVTDLAVRYLLTGLVVIQIRGIVTERITAFLWKRSGLIPAA; encoded by the coding sequence ATGGAATTACTAGCAAGTTGGGCTGAAGCTTTCATCGGTGTCTTCAAGCAAGGTGCCGATGTCTTCTCCGGTCTGCTGGTCGGAATCGTTCCGCTGCTCATCGTGCTGCTTACCGGCGTAAACGCGCTGATCGCGCTGATTGGGCCGGAACGCGTGAACAAGTTTGGTGAATGGGCAGCTCGCGAAGGGATTATCTACTACCCCATCAGGTACGTAGTCTGGCCCGTGCTTTCGGTGTTCTTCCTGACGAATCCGATGGCGTACACCAATGGCCAGTTCCTCCCGGAGAAGTACAAGCCGGCGTTCTATGACGCTGCGGTGTCGTATGTGCATCCCCCACTGGGGATTTTCCCGCACATCAACCCGGGTGAGCTCTTCGTTTGGCTCGGCATTGCGACCGGCATCGAAGCTCTCGGATTGAGCGTCACGGACTTGGCCGTCCGCTACTTGCTCACCGGACTCGTGGTCATCCAAATCCGGGGAATCGTTACCGAGCGGATCACTGCATTCCTGTGGAAGCGCAGCGGTCTGATCCCAGCCGCCTGA
- a CDS encoding sugar-binding transcriptional regulator: protein MPASEERLELLGQIVVWYYEENLDQREIALRIGKSRSMVSRLLREAREAGLVQIRVKFPLRSRPDLEQQLVERYGLTEARVLDNRGLAYETLLARVGRLAARSLQSHLHSDMRISVGWGASLFHVVRAMPEIQLRGVSAVQMMGSIGEGDPSIDGSGIVRLLAEKLNGDYHFLATPLLVDREETAQSLLSQQAIRHTLDLARESDVAITGIGSVGQIPGIVRAGYFDRATITELQERGVVGDLLGFLFDDRGRPADLPQNRRIVAMPLEDLTSIPFVMAVAAGKGKATAILSVLRGGYLDALVTDSTAAEAILHIDTNTSISEVA, encoded by the coding sequence ATGCCTGCGAGCGAGGAACGGCTCGAGTTGTTGGGCCAGATCGTCGTCTGGTATTACGAGGAGAATCTCGACCAGCGCGAGATAGCACTCCGCATCGGAAAATCACGGTCGATGGTCTCGCGTCTGCTGCGTGAGGCTCGCGAAGCCGGATTGGTGCAAATCCGGGTCAAGTTCCCGCTGCGCTCACGTCCAGACTTGGAACAGCAGCTCGTGGAACGTTACGGGTTGACGGAAGCTCGAGTGCTCGACAATCGTGGCCTTGCGTATGAAACACTTCTAGCTCGGGTAGGTCGCCTCGCTGCACGGTCTCTCCAAAGTCATCTCCACTCCGACATGCGTATTTCCGTCGGATGGGGAGCTTCCCTTTTCCATGTCGTGAGAGCGATGCCAGAGATACAGCTTCGGGGAGTCTCGGCCGTGCAGATGATGGGCTCCATCGGCGAAGGAGACCCTTCCATCGACGGTTCCGGCATCGTCAGGCTGCTTGCCGAGAAACTGAATGGCGACTATCACTTCCTGGCGACTCCTCTTCTCGTGGACCGGGAGGAGACTGCCCAATCGCTCCTATCCCAGCAGGCAATCAGGCACACGTTGGACCTTGCCCGAGAGAGTGACGTGGCCATCACAGGTATCGGATCTGTCGGCCAGATTCCGGGCATCGTCCGCGCCGGATACTTCGACCGGGCAACAATTACCGAGCTCCAAGAACGTGGCGTCGTGGGAGATCTTTTGGGTTTCTTGTTCGACGACCGGGGACGCCCTGCAGATCTGCCCCAGAACCGAAGAATCGTGGCCATGCCGCTGGAAGACCTCACCTCGATACCTTTCGTCATGGCGGTCGCAGCGGGAAAGGGCAAGGCCACTGCGATCCTCTCCGTGCTCAGAGGCGGGTATCTGGATGCCCTCGTCACCGATTCCACCGCCGCCGAGGCGATCCTCCATATCGATACAAATACATCTATCAGTGAGGTGGCGTGA